The proteins below come from a single Pseudochaenichthys georgianus chromosome 14, fPseGeo1.2, whole genome shotgun sequence genomic window:
- the pou2f3 gene encoding POU domain, class 2, transcription factor 3 isoform X2, whose product MQQLVLMPPSHLTSPSTFLLSQSPTSHQGGFPIDGQQYIHSPNTSAYVQTLLQQNLLSQTNLLQHQPGLALTPQAMSRSGLAGPSMENHMDMSHLQMPKHMSVPPQEEPSDLEELELFAKAFKQRRIKLGFTQGDVGLAMGKLYGNDFSQTTISRFEALNLSFKNMCKLKPLLEKWLSDAENSPSDSMSSTSLPPLIEGYGRKRKKRTSIETNIKMTLEKRFRDNPKPNSEEITLISEQLSMEKEVVRVWFCNRRQKEKRIYCPVTSLSVKNHSYNSRMAAVSRPYSPLASGGVSSNSSPNSGSREASPNGLSSSSASVSLTSQVNPSYSAPGSWYRTWNPAAYHH is encoded by the exons ATGCAGCAGCTGGTCCTGATGCCTCCGTCTCACCTGACCTCCCCCTCCACCTTCCTGCTCTCCCAGAGCCCCACCAGCCACCAAG GGGGATTCCCTATTGACGGACAACAGTATATCCATTCGCCCAACACGTCTGCCTATGTCCAAA CACTTCTGCAGCAGAACCTGCTGAGTCAAACAAATCTCCTCCAGCATCAGCCTGGACTGGCGCTGACTCCACAG GCAATGAGCCGCTCTGGTCTGGCTGGGCCATCCATGGAGAACCACATGGACATGTCCCACCTGCAGATGCCCAAACACATGTCCGTGCCCCCCCAGGAGGAACCCTCCGACCTGGAAGAGCTGGAGCTGTTTGCTAAGGCATTCAAACAAAGACGCATCAAACTGGGATTCACACAG GGAGATGTGGGCCTTGCAATGGGAAAACTGTACGGGAATGATTTCAGTCAGACCACAATCTCTCGCTTCGAGGCTCTCAACCTCAGCTTCAAGAACATGTGCAAGCTCAAACCTCTGCTGGAGAAATGGCTGAGTGATGCAG AGAACTCCCCTTCTGACTCGATGAGCAGCACTTCTCTGCCGCCCCTGATCGAGGGCTACGGGCGCAAACGGAAAAAAAGGACAAGcattgaaacaaacatcaagatGACTCTGGAGAAACGTTTCCGTGAC aaCCCTAAGCCAAACTCAGAGGAGATAACTCTGATCTCGGAGCAGCTGtccatggagaaggaggtgGTTCGAGTTTGGTTTTGTAATCGGCGTCAGAAGGAGAAGAGGATCTATTGCCCTGTGACGAGTTTATCCGTCAAGAATCACAGCTACAACTCCAGAATG GCCGCAGTATCCAGACCATACAGTCCTCTGGCTTCAGGTGGAG TTTCGTCAAATTCCTCTCCAAACAGTGGGAGCCGTGAAGCTTCTCCCAACGGCCTGTCCTCCTCCTCAGCCTCCGTGTCTCTGACCTCTCAGGTTAACCCGTCCTACAGCGCACCAGG GTCTTGGTATCGGACGTGGAACCCTGCAGCATATCATCACTGA
- the pou2f3 gene encoding POU domain, class 2, transcription factor 3 isoform X1: protein MQQLVLMPPSHLTSPSTFLLSQSPTSHQGFVILGGFPIDGQQYIHSPNTSAYVQTLLQQNLLSQTNLLQHQPGLALTPQAMSRSGLAGPSMENHMDMSHLQMPKHMSVPPQEEPSDLEELELFAKAFKQRRIKLGFTQGDVGLAMGKLYGNDFSQTTISRFEALNLSFKNMCKLKPLLEKWLSDAENSPSDSMSSTSLPPLIEGYGRKRKKRTSIETNIKMTLEKRFRDNPKPNSEEITLISEQLSMEKEVVRVWFCNRRQKEKRIYCPVTSLSVKNHSYNSRMAAVSRPYSPLASGGVSSNSSPNSGSREASPNGLSSSSASVSLTSQVNPSYSAPGSWYRTWNPAAYHH, encoded by the exons ATGCAGCAGCTGGTCCTGATGCCTCCGTCTCACCTGACCTCCCCCTCCACCTTCCTGCTCTCCCAGAGCCCCACCAGCCACCAAG GATTTGTGATTTTAGGGGGATTCCCTATTGACGGACAACAGTATATCCATTCGCCCAACACGTCTGCCTATGTCCAAA CACTTCTGCAGCAGAACCTGCTGAGTCAAACAAATCTCCTCCAGCATCAGCCTGGACTGGCGCTGACTCCACAG GCAATGAGCCGCTCTGGTCTGGCTGGGCCATCCATGGAGAACCACATGGACATGTCCCACCTGCAGATGCCCAAACACATGTCCGTGCCCCCCCAGGAGGAACCCTCCGACCTGGAAGAGCTGGAGCTGTTTGCTAAGGCATTCAAACAAAGACGCATCAAACTGGGATTCACACAG GGAGATGTGGGCCTTGCAATGGGAAAACTGTACGGGAATGATTTCAGTCAGACCACAATCTCTCGCTTCGAGGCTCTCAACCTCAGCTTCAAGAACATGTGCAAGCTCAAACCTCTGCTGGAGAAATGGCTGAGTGATGCAG AGAACTCCCCTTCTGACTCGATGAGCAGCACTTCTCTGCCGCCCCTGATCGAGGGCTACGGGCGCAAACGGAAAAAAAGGACAAGcattgaaacaaacatcaagatGACTCTGGAGAAACGTTTCCGTGAC aaCCCTAAGCCAAACTCAGAGGAGATAACTCTGATCTCGGAGCAGCTGtccatggagaaggaggtgGTTCGAGTTTGGTTTTGTAATCGGCGTCAGAAGGAGAAGAGGATCTATTGCCCTGTGACGAGTTTATCCGTCAAGAATCACAGCTACAACTCCAGAATG GCCGCAGTATCCAGACCATACAGTCCTCTGGCTTCAGGTGGAG TTTCGTCAAATTCCTCTCCAAACAGTGGGAGCCGTGAAGCTTCTCCCAACGGCCTGTCCTCCTCCTCAGCCTCCGTGTCTCTGACCTCTCAGGTTAACCCGTCCTACAGCGCACCAGG GTCTTGGTATCGGACGTGGAACCCTGCAGCATATCATCACTGA
- the pou2f3 gene encoding POU domain, class 2, transcription factor 3 isoform X3 produces MQQLVLMPPSHLTSPSTFLLSQSPTSHQALLQQNLLSQTNLLQHQPGLALTPQAMSRSGLAGPSMENHMDMSHLQMPKHMSVPPQEEPSDLEELELFAKAFKQRRIKLGFTQGDVGLAMGKLYGNDFSQTTISRFEALNLSFKNMCKLKPLLEKWLSDAENSPSDSMSSTSLPPLIEGYGRKRKKRTSIETNIKMTLEKRFRDNPKPNSEEITLISEQLSMEKEVVRVWFCNRRQKEKRIYCPVTSLSVKNHSYNSRMAAVSRPYSPLASGGVSSNSSPNSGSREASPNGLSSSSASVSLTSQVNPSYSAPGSWYRTWNPAAYHH; encoded by the exons ATGCAGCAGCTGGTCCTGATGCCTCCGTCTCACCTGACCTCCCCCTCCACCTTCCTGCTCTCCCAGAGCCCCACCAGCCACCAAG CACTTCTGCAGCAGAACCTGCTGAGTCAAACAAATCTCCTCCAGCATCAGCCTGGACTGGCGCTGACTCCACAG GCAATGAGCCGCTCTGGTCTGGCTGGGCCATCCATGGAGAACCACATGGACATGTCCCACCTGCAGATGCCCAAACACATGTCCGTGCCCCCCCAGGAGGAACCCTCCGACCTGGAAGAGCTGGAGCTGTTTGCTAAGGCATTCAAACAAAGACGCATCAAACTGGGATTCACACAG GGAGATGTGGGCCTTGCAATGGGAAAACTGTACGGGAATGATTTCAGTCAGACCACAATCTCTCGCTTCGAGGCTCTCAACCTCAGCTTCAAGAACATGTGCAAGCTCAAACCTCTGCTGGAGAAATGGCTGAGTGATGCAG AGAACTCCCCTTCTGACTCGATGAGCAGCACTTCTCTGCCGCCCCTGATCGAGGGCTACGGGCGCAAACGGAAAAAAAGGACAAGcattgaaacaaacatcaagatGACTCTGGAGAAACGTTTCCGTGAC aaCCCTAAGCCAAACTCAGAGGAGATAACTCTGATCTCGGAGCAGCTGtccatggagaaggaggtgGTTCGAGTTTGGTTTTGTAATCGGCGTCAGAAGGAGAAGAGGATCTATTGCCCTGTGACGAGTTTATCCGTCAAGAATCACAGCTACAACTCCAGAATG GCCGCAGTATCCAGACCATACAGTCCTCTGGCTTCAGGTGGAG TTTCGTCAAATTCCTCTCCAAACAGTGGGAGCCGTGAAGCTTCTCCCAACGGCCTGTCCTCCTCCTCAGCCTCCGTGTCTCTGACCTCTCAGGTTAACCCGTCCTACAGCGCACCAGG GTCTTGGTATCGGACGTGGAACCCTGCAGCATATCATCACTGA
- the slc37a2 gene encoding glucose-6-phosphate exchanger SLC37A2 isoform X1 encodes MKSPLAPGIRLLTSFSRDGCYRGFILFLTFLFYTAYHLSRKPISIVKGELHRNCSTVIRPADLNITNNETWCDWAPFDQDNYQTLFGILDNCFLVAYAIGMFFSGIFGERLPLRYYLSFGMMMSGMFTCLFGLGFYLKIHSIYYYAVIQVFNGIMQTTGWPAVVACVGNWFGKGKRGFIMGVWNSHTSVGNILGSLIAGAFVSSAWGMSFIVPGLIIASTGVLCFFFLVEKPEDVNCTTPHRHREQQSSETEPLLQKSSHIDRTANGAINVEPSEVTVEPSEVTVEPTEAISFREALSIPGVVEFSLCLLFAKLVSYTFLYWLPLYISNVAHFDAKEAGDMSTLFDVGGIVGGITAGLVSDYTGGRATTCCFMLIAAAPMLFLYNYIGQSSIGATVGMLLLCGGLVNGPYALITTAVSADLGTHESLRGNSRALSTVTAIIDGTGSVGAAVGPLLAGLISPTGWNNVFYMLISADLLACLFLTRLVYKEAQGWCRRSP; translated from the exons ATGAAGTCGCCACTGGCTCCCGGGATACGGTTACTCACGTCCTTTTCTCGAGATGGTTG TTATCGCGGGTTTATTCTTTTCCTCACCTTCCTCTTCTACACGGCCTACCATCTTTCACGGAAACCTATCAGCATTGTTAAG GGTGAGCTGCACAGAAATTGTTCCACAGTCATTCGGCCGGCAGACCTTAACATAACCAATAATGAGACGTGGTGTGACTGGGCGCCCTTTG ACCAGGACAACTACCAGACCCTGTTTGGGATCCTGGATAACTGCTTCCTGGTGGCCTATGCCATCGGCATGTTTTTCAG TGGGATATTTGGAGAGCGCCTGCCTCTGCGGTATTACCTGAGTTTTGGGATGATGATGAGTGGAATGTTCACATGTCTGTTTGGCCTCGGCTTCTACTTGAAAATCCACTCCATTTATTACTATGCGGTCATCCAG GTCTTCAACGGCATCATGCAGACCACCGGCTGGCCTGCAGTCGTGGCGTGCGTCGGCAACTGGTTTGGAAAGGGGAA ACGTGGCTTCATCATGGGCGTGTGGAACTCCCACACCTCGGTGGGGAACATCCTGGGCTCGCTCATCGCAGGAGCCTTCGTGTCCTCGGCCTGGGGAATGTCCTTCATCGTCCCGGGACTCATCATCGCCTCCACTGGGGTCCTGTGCTTCTTCTTCCTGGTTGAGA AACCTGAAGACGTAAACTGCACTACTCCTCATCGCCAT AGGGAACAGCAGAGCAGTGAGACGGAGCCTCTCCTGCAGAAGTCGTCTCATATCGACAGAACTGCCAATGGTGCCATCAACGTGGAGCCTTCAGAGGTCACAGTGGAGCCTTCAGAGGTCACAGTGGAGCCCACCGAGGCCATTAGCTTCCGTGAAGCTCTCAGCATACCT GGAGTAGTGGAGTTCTCTCTCTGCCTGCTGTTCGCTAAGCTGGTCAGCTACACCTTCCTGTACTGGCTGCCTCTCTACATCTCAAATGTTG CACATTTTGACGCTAAAGAGGCCGGCGACATGTCAACGCTGTTCGATGTTGGAGGAATCGTTG GCGGCATCACGGCAGGCCTTGTGTCGGACTACACAGGTGGTAGAGCGACGACCTGCTGCTTCATGTTGATCGCTGCAGCCCCAATG CTTTTCCTCTATAATTACATCGGGCAAAGCAGCATTGGTGCTACAGTCG GCATGCTGCTGCTGTGTGGAGGCCTGGTGAACGGGCCGTACGCTCTCATCACTACGGCTGTGTCTGCTGACCTG GGAACACATGAGAGTCTGAGAGGAAACTCCAGAGCGTTGTCAACAGTAACGGCCATCATTGACGGGACTGGTTCAGTAG gCGCTGCGGTGGGTCCTCTGTTAGCAGGTCTGATCTCTCCTACCGGCTGGAACAACGTCTTCTACATGCTCATCTCTGCAGACCTCCTCGCCTGCCTG tTTTTGACCAGGCTTGTTTACAAAGAAGCTCAGGGTTGGTGTCGACGAAGCCCATGA
- the slc37a2 gene encoding glucose-6-phosphate exchanger SLC37A2 isoform X2, with the protein MKSPLAPGIRLLTSFSRDGCYRGFILFLTFLFYTAYHLSRKPISIVKGELHRNCSTVIRPADLNITNNETWCDWAPFDQDNYQTLFGILDNCFLVAYAIGMFFSGIFGERLPLRYYLSFGMMMSGMFTCLFGLGFYLKIHSIYYYAVIQVFNGIMQTTGWPAVVACVGNWFGKGKRGFIMGVWNSHTSVGNILGSLIAGAFVSSAWGMSFIVPGLIIASTGVLCFFFLVEKPEDVNCTTPHRHREQQSSETEPLLQKSSHIDRTANGAINVEPSEVTVEPSEVTVEPTEAISFREALSIPGVVEFSLCLLFAKLVSYTFLYWLPLYISNVAHFDAKEAGDMSTLFDVGGIVGGITAGLVSDYTGGRATTCCFMLIAAAPMLFLYNYIGQSSIGATVGMLLLCGGLVNGPYALITTAVSADLGTHESLRGNSRALSTVTAIIDGTGSVGAAVGPLLAGLISPTGWNNVFYMLISADLLACLFLTRLVYKEAQGWCRRSP; encoded by the exons TTATCGCGGGTTTATTCTTTTCCTCACCTTCCTCTTCTACACGGCCTACCATCTTTCACGGAAACCTATCAGCATTGTTAAG GGTGAGCTGCACAGAAATTGTTCCACAGTCATTCGGCCGGCAGACCTTAACATAACCAATAATGAGACGTGGTGTGACTGGGCGCCCTTTG ACCAGGACAACTACCAGACCCTGTTTGGGATCCTGGATAACTGCTTCCTGGTGGCCTATGCCATCGGCATGTTTTTCAG TGGGATATTTGGAGAGCGCCTGCCTCTGCGGTATTACCTGAGTTTTGGGATGATGATGAGTGGAATGTTCACATGTCTGTTTGGCCTCGGCTTCTACTTGAAAATCCACTCCATTTATTACTATGCGGTCATCCAG GTCTTCAACGGCATCATGCAGACCACCGGCTGGCCTGCAGTCGTGGCGTGCGTCGGCAACTGGTTTGGAAAGGGGAA ACGTGGCTTCATCATGGGCGTGTGGAACTCCCACACCTCGGTGGGGAACATCCTGGGCTCGCTCATCGCAGGAGCCTTCGTGTCCTCGGCCTGGGGAATGTCCTTCATCGTCCCGGGACTCATCATCGCCTCCACTGGGGTCCTGTGCTTCTTCTTCCTGGTTGAGA AACCTGAAGACGTAAACTGCACTACTCCTCATCGCCAT AGGGAACAGCAGAGCAGTGAGACGGAGCCTCTCCTGCAGAAGTCGTCTCATATCGACAGAACTGCCAATGGTGCCATCAACGTGGAGCCTTCAGAGGTCACAGTGGAGCCTTCAGAGGTCACAGTGGAGCCCACCGAGGCCATTAGCTTCCGTGAAGCTCTCAGCATACCT GGAGTAGTGGAGTTCTCTCTCTGCCTGCTGTTCGCTAAGCTGGTCAGCTACACCTTCCTGTACTGGCTGCCTCTCTACATCTCAAATGTTG CACATTTTGACGCTAAAGAGGCCGGCGACATGTCAACGCTGTTCGATGTTGGAGGAATCGTTG GCGGCATCACGGCAGGCCTTGTGTCGGACTACACAGGTGGTAGAGCGACGACCTGCTGCTTCATGTTGATCGCTGCAGCCCCAATG CTTTTCCTCTATAATTACATCGGGCAAAGCAGCATTGGTGCTACAGTCG GCATGCTGCTGCTGTGTGGAGGCCTGGTGAACGGGCCGTACGCTCTCATCACTACGGCTGTGTCTGCTGACCTG GGAACACATGAGAGTCTGAGAGGAAACTCCAGAGCGTTGTCAACAGTAACGGCCATCATTGACGGGACTGGTTCAGTAG gCGCTGCGGTGGGTCCTCTGTTAGCAGGTCTGATCTCTCCTACCGGCTGGAACAACGTCTTCTACATGCTCATCTCTGCAGACCTCCTCGCCTGCCTG tTTTTGACCAGGCTTGTTTACAAAGAAGCTCAGGGTTGGTGTCGACGAAGCCCATGA